Below is a window of Phoenix dactylifera cultivar Barhee BC4 unplaced genomic scaffold, palm_55x_up_171113_PBpolish2nd_filt_p 000343F, whole genome shotgun sequence DNA.
ttgggattcccccaacctcttttcttctccttgctcaAAGAACAACTTAAAAAAATGACGCGGCCTAACTCAAATGCTGTAAAGATTATGGTTTGAGTGGAGACAGCATCTTATGGCTCCCGAGTCTACATCATCATGTGCCAAAGGAAAGCCATAGTTGTGATGATCCGAGTGCTCACCCAAAAAAACAAATTATTTTGATTTCTAGCCCATAATTGATGCGGGATCAAAACATGCCTCGTCATGGCTCCTCGCGATAGCTTCATGCGAAATTATATCATGCACCATAGGCATCATGCCAATCAGATCGTCTCATTTCTGCAGACTCCATCCATTTTTGCGCTCGTCTTGATGATTGGCCCATAAGAACGGGACAATCTAATTGATGTGGTGCACAGCCATATTGATACATtcggtgtaggatataatttgcCTAGCTTTGCAGAATGGAACAGCGAGGCATATGCTGAGGGCAGAATAAGAAGACATTGGACATTTGTATGCACTATTATTAGCCTGCTTGACTCCGAAGATGGAAGGACATACCCTCTTGGAAGCTCACAGAAAATCAGTCCTTTTCCATTTTTCAATTTCCAAATACTGGTGGGAGTGTTGTGCCCATTCTTCTCTTGTTAATAATATTCCCTGGTGGGAGTATCTTTACACTTCCTAAAAAAATAGATTGATTGGGTGCGTATTAGACTAGGTGAAACTCGGCCTGTGGTTGGGCTGCGCTGGGCTTGGGTGGCCTGCCctcctttatttttatttgtattttGTGATTAAAAAGACCCTTCATGAAGAAAGGCCGAAACATGGGTTCACAGCTAGTCTGTCCTTAAGTTTGCATGTCAGCAGACGAGCCAACTTCAGGCATCAAAGCTTGGACTTCTAATCAGATGTTGCTCACTATTAATTCCCCTCCTGATCATGAATTAAGTGTGGGGTGGCTTTAATTAATTGGCCTTGGACAATTCTGCTATGGCGACTTTGGATTTGATATGGGATGTCGAAGGTGAACGAGCCATTAGGAGGCCATGATCCATACATGGTTTGGGAGTATGCTGGTGAAAGAAGCAGCCAGGTGGTTGCTCATTAGTTCCAGAGGCACAGATGATGAGAGGATGGCATCTTAGTCCATGACCTGCTAAAGTGTCACTTCACTGTGGTTTTTATATGAAGATCGATGAGTCAATTTGTTTGCGTTGTGCCCCCTCCTGTGTGTGTGCAAAGGTGGTATGGTTTAAGTCTATTGCATGATGAGCGGATTTTCCTCCAACCAATTGAGGCTATCATGATGTAGTCCTGATTTTGTGCTGCGAGGTGACCTTCTTTCCTCCTCGACCTGAGTTCACTATTTTATATATCTTAAATAAAATCTGTGATGGAATCCCCATCATTTGCTCGAAAAAGGAAAGAACAAAAGATTGAGCATACCACCATGCATCAACATCGATCCTCTCAGCTgtatttcttcctctttttctttaatgaaataGGGTGTAAGGAGAATGTTTACAATAGTAGAATAGGGAGTCACAGAGTGCTCTAAGAAAGAATTCAAGAACAAAGAGGAGACAAAACATTCCGAAGTATTCAACGAGCTTCCTTCGTTTTTAAATTTCCAATGCAGCCCCACCAGTATTTAAGAAAGAAAGTGAAGGCCTCAATTGTTTACCAATGGCCAATGGCTGCTGGTTTTCCTAGCTACTGAAAAAATGGTTTTGTTAACATCAAAAATATAGttcactttatttttaattgaatcGTAATTAACAATTAAGTGGATAGACAACAACAATCAAGCTGTACAACTTCCTTTTGCATCGTCCAGAATAGTTATATATTCTCAGTAATAAACAATACAAAACTTGGCTAGCTAGATGGCGTAACAGAGCTGCATTTGTTGCATTCGAACCAAATATTTAAGGCTTAACAATCTACCAGAGCTGTTTAACGTTAACTTAAGGATAGAAATCAGAACGTATCTGTGTATTTCTTCACCGGAGACGAGGTCATGATAACTCTCCCTGccaataaaataataaacaaaacaaTGTAAAGTTTTGTATTTGTGGACTCCATGAGCATAACTTGCTTCAATGGCTGTAAGTAGAGCCCCCGTGATGGTGACTGCGCGGTGCGCTTATGGACTGCATATCTTTTTGTGTCTGGCGTTGATAGTCCAAACTGCAAATttcatctctagctttgttATTCATGCCTTCGACATACTTTGTAGACCTAATATCAATGTCTATGCCCTTGAACCTTGTTACCAAATAGGGCTGGTTGCCAAAAGTTCTAGGTTTTAAGACCTTTTGGCCCAGCTTAATCTTTCCTAAAGCTTAGGATCTCGGATTTGGTATGGCTGCGTGGGTTAGGCTTTGCAAAAACTTTTGAAGTAGATGTGTTTTTAGAACAAGAATCCTTTGCACTGTTGAGCTAGATATATTTTTAGAGCATGGATTCTCTACGGTGCGTACTACATAGTGCTCTATAGTATGGATAGGTGTCATCAAGAGATGgatgccatcaaacaaaatAGTTTATTAGTGTGTGCCATGTCATAGACAGCATATGTTGTTTGGTGGCTATCCATGTCCTGATGGTGGCTATCCTGGGATGGTGAATTTTACCTGGAAAGAAAGGCTTTCATAGTGGTGACCTTTGATTTCTGATTTGTTTTTTCATCCTTTCCAATTTGAGCTTCTCGAGCTTGCTTCAGTTCCTACATCTCTATATTTAGCTCATAGAAGTATCTTTTTGCCAATCAAGTAAAACCATACCCAAaacagagaagggaagagaactcaatttaattgaaacaaatAGTAGAAATATGACAAGCACAGAAGTGGTCTTGTGATAATAGCTAGGTCCTGCTGCATCTAGAGTAGCAAGTCTGATGATTTAACTCATCTGGATCTATTGTAAATAACACAACAAATAAACATCACGAGAATCTTCTTACTTATCCAGTTACATTTCATGAGATATATGAAGTATAGACATGGAAGTATGATGTTCAGATGATCTTTTTTTGCAGttatttttcccccttttttggctttctaaaatgcatcttttgcttATTTGGTAAGTGAATTCtgcatttttttattcattttgattgcatcggcgaataatcaaaattaattagatatGTTAGGTCATATTGGACTAGCAGTTAAACCTCAGCAGGTATCCTTGGTTAAATTAAAGATTGATTTCTGGATGCATGACTAGGTTAGAATTATGTCTGAACTGAACATTTCTGAGTTCTTTCTTTAGATTTATCAGTGTACTTGGAAGCTTTCTCCTGGCATGCCATCATATACAATAGGTCTCTTTTTTCAATCTGGATACATGCCTTTCTGACAACCTGTTCTGTTTGACTTTGTAGTTCATCTTCTCAACTTCCTTAGATGGGAAAATAAAGGCATGGCTATATGATAACATGGGCTCTAGAGTTGATTATGATGCTCCTGGGCGCTGGTGTACTACAATGCTCTATAGTGCTGATGGGAGTAGGTAAGAGAAGCAATATTTAGAGATCTGTATTCAAATTTGGTGATGTGTCCATTCCTTGTAAATATGATTGTTGttttaattcaataattaaTACATTTCCCATCTGTTTCTCTTCACTGTATAGATTATTCTCATGTGGAACTAGTAAAGATGGGGATTCTTACCTGGTTGAGTGGAATGAAAGTGAAGGGGCAATAAAGAGGACATATTCTGGGTTCCAGAAAAAATCAACAGGTGTTGTGCAGTTTGATACTTCCCAGAATCACTTTTTGGCTGCTGGTGAAGATAACCAGCTAAAATTTTGGGATGTGGACAATGTTAACATGCTTACAAGCACAGATGCTGAGGGTGGACTCCCGGTcagtatacacacacatacgtacagatatatgtatatatttacagatatatacatatacatatatgtataacaaatacatatatgtataacatatacatatatctatatacatatacatgtacatatatatatacatatgtatatatatatttccatgGTAGAGTTGAATTTTGTTTTAATCAATCCTTTTAACATTGGTGCATCAATTACTTCAGAGTGTTCCACGTCTgagattcaacaaagaaggaaatcttcttgCTGTTAATACAGCTGATAATGGTTTTAAGATACTTGCTAATGCGGATGGCCTTAAATCCCTGCGAGCTTTTGGAAGCCGACCTTTTGAATCATTTAGAGCTCAATATGAAGCAACTTCTATCAAGGTTACAACTTACAACTAAACTTATAATATGAGATCTACAATGACTTCCTGACCTTCAAATTTTCTTAATCAGGTTTCAGGCACCCCTGTGGTTGCGAGCATCTCTCCGAACATCAGCAGAGTCGATCGCGTAGACAGAAACTCTCCTGCAAGGCCATCTCCTATCCTTGTATGTTTAATAAGAGAGTGAAATTTAAGGCCTTCTGAGATTATTCCTCTTGCTTTCTTGGCCAGGCATATCTTTCACATGACAAGCATAAAGGATCCTCTTATTTGCATATGTTGTCATTTCACTTTTCACGCACTCATTTacatttcctttattttttaacTCAAATGTTTCTATTCCTTGCCCATTATACGTTGTGCACTGAATTGTAATGATCTGTGGGGCTACAGTTCGTACAGTTAGCTGCGTATGAACATCTTAGACTCGCTTATTAATCAGCCTGTCAAGCTCATTCATTCAAACAGTGTGTGAAACTCAAGCTGCACTTTGGGGCACAGTTTTATACAAGCTGGTTCTAAGTACATTCTGATTTGCAAAAATACATATATGCTCAGGCTTGTTAAACCAGAGCTTGAACATATAGGCTTAggttcatttgaaaccctagTTCAGCTGAAAAACATTCTTTACATAGCAAAGCCAATGCCAAACAACCCTAAGCTTAGTTTGTTTGGGATCCTAGTGGTGTGTTTTTTGTCACTTAAGTCTCTACATGTTGGACTGGTTCCTTTCCCTTGTTGATGACACCCAGCTTTAAATAATACACATCACATGCAAGATGCAACATTGGTATGATGTGGATCTCTCATATAAAAGGCTTTTAGATTACATCTAAGGTTTTGCCTATTTTATATGTATTTGTTTATAATTCTGGTCCTTATAgacatgtatgtacatatataaaaattctctaaaatgaacacacaaacaaattcaaggaGCTGCATTCTGTACATCTCCTTCAATTTCTGCCTAGCACAACACTCTGAATGGGAAAATACCTTCATGTCCAGGACCCTGTGTTCTCCATAGTAAGCCTCCTTGGTAGGGAAAACGCTGGCCTATGCTACTGCAACCATTTATGGGAACATGCAGATTCATGTGCAATATCTGTTTCATAAGTATtgcaattaaattttattaaatcCATCAAGGGGATGCTTTCCATTGGCCTAATTATATCTGAGGACATTAGACATATGACACTATTCTTGGCTCCCCCCTCCCCCTTTCGGGAGAGGGGGGAAGGGTAATGATATGGAATGTCTTACTTATGGTTTCATGATTTTTTGTAGAATGGAGGTGATCCATCATCTAGGAGTATAGATAAGCCAAGAATTTCGGAAGAATTGCCTGATAAGACTAAGCCCTGGGAATTGGCTGAAATTCTGAATCCAAAACAATGTCGAGTTGTTACCATGCCAGAGAGCACAGATTCTGCCAGCAAGGTGCTAGCTAATCAATGTTGATTTATATCTAATGCTcacagaattttaaatcttGAGTTTCTATTGGTTTAACAATCTCACTTTCTCATGCATAGGTTGCAAGACTACTTTACACAAACTCTGGGGGTGGCTTGTTAGCATTAGGGTCCAACGCTGTTCAGAGATTGTGGAAGTGGAGCCGTAGTGAACAGAATCCAAGTGGCAAGGTAATTGGCTAGCATTTTTCTCTGTTCTTTATATGTATgttgaatatttatataaagaAGGGTACTAAGTTTATTGTGGGCTATAGGCCACGGCCAGTGTTGTGCCACAGCATTGGCAACCAAGCAGTGGTCTTCTTATGACTAATGATGTGTCAGATACAAACCCTGAAGAAGCAGTACCTTGTATTGCACTCTCAAAGAATGATTCATATGTAATGTCTGCATGCGGTGGGAAGGTTTCGTTATTTAACATGATGACATTTAAGGTAAACTGGCAACGTCTATGTTGTGGATTATGTGCAAACATAGTTAAGGCTAAGCATGTTGTGACTAGGCAGTGTATTTATACTCTTGCAGGTAATGACAACATTCATGCCACCCCCACCAGCATCAACATATTTAGCATTCCATCCACAGGACAATAACATTATAGCAATTGGAATGGAAGATTCAACCATCCATATATACAATGTGAGAGTGGATGAGGTAATTTTCTTTGACCAGTGACAATGTTGCTGTTGTTCCTATTACTATCGGCTGGTAATTTTTTTCCCCCTACTTCTGTCAGGTTAAAACAAAGCTGAAAGGTCATCAGAAATGCATAACTGGTTTAGCATTCTCCAACAATCTTAATGTACTCGTATCATCAGGTGCTGATGCACAGGTGAGTGACAATAATGGTTTCTTGCATTTTGTCTATCTTGAAACATGGCCTTAAATTTCTGAAAATCTGGACAAATTTCATGTTCTATGTACAGCAATGCATCAAAAACACAGACATTCACAGACAGATGTGTATGTACTATGTATATATTCATGCAACAATATCTTAACTTAAATTGTGGTATGAAGGAACGATAAAACCTCTTGTTTATAAATTCATGAACTAGACTATGCTGTGGATTTAGCAGTGAGAGAATCTAACTTTGTGAAATTTCCTTTTTttcgttttctttttttgttttggggggGCTACACAT
It encodes the following:
- the LOC103700149 gene encoding protein TPR1-like isoform X1, with the translated sequence MGSRVDYDAPGRWCTTMLYSADGSRLFSCGTSKDGDSYLVEWNESEGAIKRTYSGFQKKSTGVVQFDTSQNHFLAAGEDNQLKFWDVDNVNMLTSTDAEGGLPSVPRLRFNKEGNLLAVNTADNGFKILANADGLKSLRAFGSRPFESFRAQYEATSIKVSGTPVVASISPNISRVDRVDRNSPARPSPILNGGDPSSRSIDKPRISEELPDKTKPWELAEILNPKQCRVVTMPESTDSASKVARLLYTNSGGGLLALGSNAVQRLWKWSRSEQNPSGKATASVVPQHWQPSSGLLMTNDVSDTNPEEAVPCIALSKNDSYVMSACGGKVSLFNMMTFKVMTTFMPPPPASTYLAFHPQDNNIIAIGMEDSTIHIYNVRVDEVKTKLKGHQKCITGLAFSNNLNVLVSSGADAQLFVWNTETWEKKKSVAIQLPAGKAPAGDTRVQFNSDQSRLLVVHETHLAIYDASKIERVHQWVPQESLSAPISYASYACNSQLVFATFCDGNIGVFDADNLRLRCRIAPSAYMSPATANRYNLPVYPLVIAAHPQEPNQLAVGLTDGAVKVIEPLESEGKWGAPVPVENGVPNGRTPASSATSNPAADQLQR
- the LOC103700149 gene encoding protein TPR1-like isoform X2, yielding MGSRVDYDAPGRWCTTMLYSADGSRLFSCGTSKDGDSYLVEWNESEGAIKRTYSGFQKKSTGVVQFDTSQNHFLAAGEDNQLKFWDVDNVNMLTSTDAEGGLPSVPRLRFNKEGNLLAVNTADNGFKILANADGLKSLRAFGSRPFESFRAQYEATSIKVSGTPVVASISPNISRVDRVDRNSPARPSPILNGGDPSSRSIDKPRISEELPDKTKPWELAEILNPKQCRVVTMPESTDSASKVARLLYTNSGGGLLALGSNAVQRLWKWSRSEQNPSGKATASVVPQHWQPSSGLLMTNDVSDTNPEEAVPCIALSKNDSYVMSACGGKVSLFNMMTFKVMTTFMPPPPASTYLAFHPQDNNIIAIGMEDSTIHIYNVRVDEVKTKLKGHQKCITGLAFSNNLNVLVSSGADAQLFVWNTETWEKKKSVAIQLPAGKAPAGDTRVQFNSDQSRLLVVHETHLAIYDASKIERVHQWVPQESLSAPISYASYACNSQLVFATFCDGNIGVFDADNLRLRCRIAPSAYMSPATANSNLPVYPLVIAAHPQEPNQLAVGLTDGAVKVIEPLESEGKWGAPVPVENGVPNGRTPASSATSNPAADQLQR